ATTTAAGGTTTCTTAAAGAAGACAGATGGCTGTCTTCTAGAAGCAACAGCATTTAAATCTTCAGGCAGAACTGGCAGAGCAGATGTTGTTTGTGCTCCTTACCTGTTTCAGTGCAAAGCCGGCAGTTAATCTAAGTGAAATTTTGCATTCGTGCAGCTGGGGTTGCAGAAACATTTGCTCCTGGcacttctgctgcagagctgtgctacTTAGCAGAGGGTGTATTTGTAACATTGTCCAGAAGCAACActacagaaatgaaatattctttACTGTGATAGCAGGTTTTGAAATGATGGACTGCATGCAACGTTTGCCTGGCCTGTGGGGGGCAGGTTCCTCacttctgctctgaaatgaGTTCTCACAGTCACCTACATTTCAGTGCTACCAGGAAGCTCAACTTCTCAGTTTTCAGTGCTCCCCTTAGTGCATGTAGGGCTGCAAGAACAATACTCACAATGTTGTTAATAATATATCGCAAGAAGAACAAATACCCCACAGTGTTACCCTGGGGATGCGtttgctgcaaaaaaaatgattcttttttatatactttGCCTTACTGGAAGCATGTTTTGGGGGCATTATCACATTTGTTTTCGTTTCATTCTATATCTAGATTCTGTCATCCCTGTATTTCTGCAAGTTTAAAGAATAACGCATGGATGTGTCCTTATCTTCCTTCTGAAGGAATTCCAGCCACCAATATTGCTAAGAAGATGGAGAGCACGTACCGAAACTGCACAGAATGTGAAACACAGGTTTGCAGCCTCAAACACTAACTACTAAATAATTCCAGAGATGTCTCCATGCATGAGAACTAACACTGTTAAGATCCCTTTTTAAGGGCATGTCTAAACAAAGAAACTCCACCAGCATGGCAATGGAAGAATACATTGTTGTGATTTATGAAGTTCCATATCTAAAAGAGCTCTAAAACACTCTGCCAGTGCCATTGAAAATACTAAGTTCAAGCCTAAACCTATGGGAGCTGAATCTGGAGGAGGGGATTGAGTGGCACCCtctgtaagtttgcagatgacaccaagttgggtggaagtgttgatctgcttgagggtagaaaGGCCAGCTGAGGGTCCTTCTGCTGAGGGACTTGGACAagctggattgatgggccagTTGTATGacatcaacaagggcaagtgccgGGTCTGGCACTAGGGTCACAACAACCCTGTTTTGCACTGCACAGGGCTAGGAGAAGAGTAGCTGGGAaactgcccagaggaaaaggacctaggggtgtTCATGAACAGCCAGCTgcacatgagccagcagtgtgcccaggtggcaaAGATGGCCAATGACATCCTgacctgcatcagaaatagctTGGGCAAGCAGGAGTAAGGAAGTGAATCATAgccctctactcagccctggtgaggccacacgtcaaatactgtgttcactTTCAGGCCCCTCACTATATGAAAGACACTGAGGAGCTAGAGTGAGTCCAGAAaaggacaacaaagctggtgaagggtctagagaacaaatctgatgaggagcagctgagggaactggagtgTTGtgtagcctggagaaaaggaggctgagctTATCACTCTccacagctacctgaaaggaggttgtattGAGGTTGGGGGTTGGTTTCTTCTCTCTAGTAACAactgataggacaagaggaaatgggctcaagttgctccaggggaggtttagattagatagaggaaacttcttcactgaaaggatttaTCAAATACTtgaacaggcttcccagagagttGGCTGAACAAACATTCCTAGAGGtgacgtgtagatgtggtgcttagggacatagtttagtggtggactgaGACTAGAATTAGATTAATGAGcggactggatgatcttaaaagtcttttccaacctaacgATTCTGATTCTTGACTCCCTATATTTTTTTggctggagaaaaaacaaatcacgttttttttaatatgccaCGATTGCCCAATTATAAAAATCCTGGCTACAATTGCATCTATTACAATGCAGGACAAAGATACAAAATGTTgtgaattgtttttttaaacatctcccctcccccccacatTTGGTAAAGCTACCTAAACTGAGCCTTTTTCCTTAAATCTAAATAAAGCCTTTGAAACATCACTTACTACTCACATGCAAACAAAGTTttaactgctgctgtttgaaCTGTAATATGTTAATCATCTTTCATTAAAACAAGGTGCAGAGCAAAAACTCTTAACAGTACATTGTGGTGGTGAACAGGGCAGATATCAGTAAGAAAAAGAGTTAACCAAGACTGAATTAATATACGTTAACTTCAAAGTTCATATAAAACCAAGTATTTTCTCCCATGTTTGCACATATTTACTGTGTGCCTCTTTCAATATAAAGAACACATCATTCTTGCTCTCCCATCGTATTTTTATATCTCTGTTGTTTTGTGGGAGGAGATTGTACAGCTTAAATGTgacttcctcctcttccctggaTTCACATCTGGCTTTTATAATTTCTGCTGTCTTGCCAACTGCAAAATAATACCCTGAAATCTTTCTTGTTTAGGTATAGTAGTGTGAAAATACCATGAAATATAAACCAGCAAATAAATGTGTGAAGAAAGGCTGTTATTTGCAGGGTTGTGAGAAGTTACAgagaacattaaaaaagcagggaaaatgtctatttgttgttaaaataattgattctttaccttttctttctATGAATTTTTACATCAGGGAAAAATTTGCTTAAAACTAACAATGAGATATATGAACTGCAACACCTTGTTATTAACAGTAGCTCAATATTGAAtttaatttcaatatttttttaaatggaggtTTGCAGAAGGAGCCCAGTTGTAACAGGTAGGTTAACAAGTGCTGAGCTATTATGTGGCTTAGCTGGGCTTCTCAGTTAAGGACTCCCTTTGTTGTTCAGTGGCAGGATGCAAGAAATTACCTAAGTATGGGTATCTGCAGGGGTTTTTGATCTTTCTTATGGCTGCAGAAGGGACTGGCTATATTTCTTGCATAAAGCCGTCAGTGAGGCCACTAAGAGATGTTGAAAAGGAGAGTGCGTTTAGTGCATTATTGTGTCAATACACCTTTGTGTATTGTTTCTGATATTTGGCAGACTACCCTTGGCAAATCCTCCTGCGGTGTCTCAGTCACACCAGTGCATGGATCGCTGTGTTAGTATAAACATAATTTCATTTGCTGTATCTGCTCAGGGAGTGGAAATCATAATGAAGTGGCTGAGGCATGGGCACGTTTCATTTTGCTGCATCTGCAGTCTGGATAATAATTTGAAGTGGAGCCATAGCATTGACATCTGGGAGAGggttattttcagtttcttcaccGAAGACTCACTGGAACTGGTCATCAGTGTTAAAAGGTTAAGAATGTAGAATAGCATGTAAGAAACATTAATGTCTCTGTACTGTTTCTgtgcaaataatattttaatatctcaACATAGTGACTTCTTATAATTTCGTATTTCACTTTTGCAAAAAGCGAACTGGGAGGGTCCCCCTCCCCAGACTAGAAATgtttccttattgcctccctaatttaatttaaaaatattaagggcaaataaaaggaacaaacaaCATTACCACAAACTAGTAACATTTTCACTCTAATTAACTTCACTGTCATAAGACGAATGTTATTATTATAAAATGTATTACAGCAATACTGAACCAGTAACATAATGCTTGAGAAACTGAGCCAGTAGGAGAAGGAGATGCATATTCTTCCCTAGGTACGGCCACAGTGTTGTAATAAGGCTTTGAACTAGGAAAATGTTCAGAATAATATATTGGCATGAATGTGTCATGGTATAAAACATAACAAGCTGCTTCTTCTAATTGCTTAGGTATGCCTGAGTGAAATGAGAGCTCATTTAAGAACTTGtgaaaaatatatagaaaaatatgGACCTCTACAGGAGCTTGGAGCTGCTGTAACAAGGTAGATCTTAGTGATGATGACACCGCAAAAGCACTTTTGAGCTCATTATCCCAACACAGTACAGTCAAACTGGTAAAAGgattctctgattttatttattttcttttcaattggAACTTGCTTCTGTTCAATAGAATTAAACATGAATCCTTTaccagtatttaaaaattataatactCAAGTAGTATTTAAAATTGACACGTTTTTTGGTGTATGACTACAAAATAGTACATTTTACTTGCAGTTAGTATGATTTTTGATAGAATTTAGCTCCACGTGACCTATTCTGTAGCAACAACAATATTTTTACAAGTTAgcagtttttaatgtttttctgggGGAAGAATTAATGATTGCTTTAAATAAAGCTCCTTGAAAGTGTTGGTTATTTCCAGAATGAGTGAagattaataataattacatttaatttgctCTCATCTATTACTTTGTTCTTTGGAAGTAGCTTTGAATTAAGAAGACTAACagcttttcttatttatatATAGTATATAAAGAGAATGTGTGTCATATGTCAAAAGTTCAAATTCTTTGTCCCTTTCATTCTCTTTCAGGGCAGGACCTATTAGAGCAATCAATTAGGCATGTAGCAATTCTAGAATGACAAGTCTGCAAGTTCAATGGCCCTTAGTTTTATTCATGAACAAATAGGATTTTCATATCATTATTAAACTGCTTTTTTGATATATGTAATTTCAAGTCCCTATACTCACTGATACTGGAATTCCTACATGACATGTTCAGGTTGCTTGCTCTGAAGACCTGTCTTCATCTCAGTTATTGCTCTTTTGATGCTCACAAAAACTTGAATATTTATCCACACACATTTGAAAACACAACTAAcccaaaaataacttttccgCTGTGCAAGAAAACAATGCTCTGAAATGTACTGAAAACTAAGTAGGAATCCTCTGTGAGAAAGTGTCAATAGCTAATGATGGCTCCTGAGAATTGGTAGTTTGGTCACGCGTGCTCCAACTGTATCACAGCAATTAAATGATGCTTTTATCAAATGTCTGTAGTTGTAGCgttcagtattttcatccaTTCATCTCTAAGGTCATGGTTATGTTAGAGTGCTTCTCTGGATCAATATCCTGACATGCTGGCACAGTTCTGTGCAGTGTTTGCAGTGTCCATTAGCAAGGCTGACCTTTGGCCAGCACAACATACATCACACCCAGGTACATGACATATGCTCATGCTGTGTTTTAGCTATGGCAAAAAGAAGCTTCTAATGATATCTGACCAAAGAAGTCTAAGTACTTCTTTTATTGCTTGTAGCGCTAAGAATGTATTAGTTCTATCTGCAGCCACTAACAATATTACTATGTTTCATTCTCAGATATTCCTGTCCTTATTGCCAGTGTGAAGTAGATGAGGATGAGCTTATGGACCGTTGTCTCACCACGGATCAGAAAGGAGAGCAGCGGTAACATACATAAGTATATATTTTACTGAATTCACATTAAATGGATTAATTCTAGCAACATTACTCATCAGTGTATACTGTGTTCATCTTTGTCTGAGCTAATGCTTTAATGTGTAAGATTTTGCTAACTTTTGTGTTTTACAGATAAGACTTTGTTTACTTTGGTCAACCGAAATAATTGtcaataatttttataataCCTATCAGTCTATAAGCTCTCATTTTTTCACATAGGGCAAATTCATACATAGCTGTATTGTGTAGCTGTAGGGCAGAGTTTAAGCCTTAACGcttagaaaattattaaatccTTTGCTCAATTCAGAGTTGCATGTACAAGCTGATCCTGAGAGACTGAGTAATATGCATTATGCAGCCTCTGTTGCGTGGTTCTTTGAAACCTAATGTAACAAACAATATTCAGAAAAATTCTCACCCACAAATAACAGGAAAATCAtaagcaaggaaacaaaaatatgatCTTTTAAATCATACTGGTTTCACAACTACTTTAATTGGTGTATGAACTATGACACCACATCGTTAATACAAAGCAAAGAGAGGGAACATGCTGAGAGGTGCACTGTGTCATTTGCTACTGACACACTGACTCTTCCCTTTAATTCTGAAATACCTTTGGAGTAACTGTTTCTggatttcagtgaaaaagtggTTTGGCATAGCTATTTCAACcttcttatttcaaaattaaacataTCAGACTTCTAGTTCTAAAAAGGCATtgcatttttgttgtgttgtatCATAATGTTCATAACCAGAACATGTAATAAAGGTGTTTTTAGTATACAAATGGTATATTAATACAGTATATTCCCACATGGTATATTCCATGATAATAGCATTTTTAGTATACACACAGTGTTCTCACAACACTTAAGAAATACAGGTTGCAACAACTGCAACTTTTATATTGCAGAGAACCCTCAGGAAGtaattcagcttttcttttgaacAAGTGTTTTAGGCACTTCTGTTGTAAGCACACAGGTGAATCAATTTGTTATGGATGACCAGAGAAATCCTGTATGTTTCTTAGCACTTTGTCATCCAAAAAATGTCTTGGTTGATAAACAAATGGATTgttttttattagtttattCGAATGATAAACAAATGGATACATGAATTGTTGGGATGATAAATTTTGTTTTGCgtaaaacaaatgcttttacATGACTGTTCTCTTATAGCTAGCAGAAGGGAATTTATTAATCATCAGATCTACGTAGATTGACAGTCCTTGGGATGTCTGTAGGCACAAATTACACAGCAAGGATTAGCATAATTGACAGCTGATCTGGAAGTGCACTGGGCCTAAGCAGTGTTTGTCTTGCTCAGAGAATGCTGGTTGGCTATAATAGCTCCACTTATTtaacatttctggttttttaaACATTGATAGCATTTCTTCTGTAAGACCTGCAAGATGAAAATTGaatatttccttccattttctttataGTGTTGTccaatttgttttttaacaccCGGGAGAGAACCAAGCTATTTCAGCAGAAGTTTTATAAGGCACCTTCAACTCAGACATGCACTCCATTATGAAGACTACATAGTAAGTAATGGTATTTGCAGTCTACTGGACTtgatttctttgtgtgtttcttCTTCCACACCTTTTACAATCAAGAATTCATGAAAAGAACTGAGCAGGTGACTGCACCATGAAGTCACGAAGTGTGGCAGGTATGTACAGAAACAGCACAGCTGGTGCCGAGAGGTGCCAGCTTGTTCTCAGTTCTGTTGCTATCTAATGGTGGGACAAGGGAATGGTACCCCCTTACCTCACTTCTTAGCAGGTACTATACATCTCAATTATGTTTATAAATTACTTGGAGATCCTCAAATGAAAACCTGCGTACTGTAAGTGACAGTTCAACAACCCATTTTATTCTGTAGAACCTAAGATGGATCAGTTTTAGTTCTGCAAGGTGCTGCATGAGTGGgctgtaaaatacaaaaagcagcacaaacatTAACACGCTGCTAAAATTCCTCAAGAATATCAGTTAGTGCTTTCATGTATTTATCTTTGATACTCATGCAGACAAAATCCCAAAGAGagatacaaaacattttttaatgggGCAAAAGAATTGAAGACAATGATGTGCAAATGGAGGGCAGGGGCAAAGAACCAACTTAATAGTCTGAACCTATAGTTCATGCACATGGCAGAAACATACCTATGTATGATAGCACTTTAATGATAGCTCACATATCATAACACACTTAATAAA
This Apus apus isolate bApuApu2 chromosome 2, bApuApu2.pri.cur, whole genome shotgun sequence DNA region includes the following protein-coding sequences:
- the RNF125 gene encoding LOW QUALITY PROTEIN: E3 ubiquitin-protein ligase RNF125 (The sequence of the model RefSeq protein was modified relative to this genomic sequence to represent the inferred CDS: inserted 1 base in 1 codon), yielding MPGLPGPCQAGQWWECIRGSSRRFCHPCISASLKNNAWMCPYLPSEGIPATNIAKKMESTYRNCTECETQVCLSEMRAHLRTCEKYIEKYGPLQELGAAVTRYSCPYCQCEVDEDELMDRCXHHGSERRAAVTYISIYFTEFTLNGLILATLLISCCPICFLTPGREPSYFSRSFIRHLQLRHALHYEDYIVSNGICSLLDLISLCVSSSTPFTIKNSYINTVGEVLVERVLDGSFLDYMHVSHPNST